The following are encoded together in the Lathyrus oleraceus cultivar Zhongwan6 chromosome 3, CAAS_Psat_ZW6_1.0, whole genome shotgun sequence genome:
- the LOC127129504 gene encoding uncharacterized protein LOC127129504, whose protein sequence is MSQPSVSTPSKSSKEQATPNNIITEIDLSDVIIDVVSVSTVLVHATPMRKVRISSSRKSKPTKVSTSSTPSITARNMNDLEPPTGVNKPMSMTSLYDVDKNIRVLISQVLGIDPKKNVVSDVFTSLAQLDNNTENPKNNPDVHAPTLSPEKSQDKERSEDIINELGNKDKNLVDQPTSIVNIEELDSNDVPIGQRLAPGIDKRLKNRKGQVVGSSITPSDSVRKKANVGTTKIWSKVVTPTPKKKSLKRNAVPSESSESDQDVEHNVHDIISTSKKQASGKKIPANIPEVPLDDIFFHYLRCWKM, encoded by the exons ATGTCACAACCTTCTGTCTCCACTCCAAGCAAATCCTCCAAAGAGCAAGCAACCCCTAATAATATTATCACTGAGATAGATCTCTCGGATGTCATCATTGATGTTGTTTCTGTCTCAACCGTTCTTGTCCATGCAACCCCTATGAGAAAGGTCAGAATTTCTTCTTCAAGAAAAAGCAAGCCTACTAAAGTAAGTACCTCTTCCACTCCCTCTATAACTGCGAGAAATATGAATGATCTTGAACCTCCCACTGGTGTGAATAAACCCATGTCCATGACTAGCTT ATACGATGTTGATAAGAATATCCGTGTGCTAATCTCTCAAGTTTTGGGGATTGACCCCAAGAAAAATGTTGTGTCGGATGTCTTCACATCCTTGGCCCAACTGGATAACAATACTGAGAACCCCAAAAATAATCCTGATGTGCATGCACCTACTCTCTCTCCTGAGAAATCTCAAGACAAAGAAAGGTCAGAAGATATAATTAATGAGTTGGGCAACAAAGATAAAAACCTTGTTGATCAACCCACTAGCATTGTTAATATTGAGGAATTGGACTCTAATGATGTTCCTATTGGACAAAGACTGGCTCCTGGCATAGATAAAAGGTTGAAGAATAGGAAAGGTCAAGTTGTTGGGTCCTCCATCACTCCCTCCGACTCTGTCAGGAAGAAGGCTAATGTTGGTACCACTAAAATATGGAGCAAGGTGGTTACTCCTACACCTAAGAAGAAGTCTCTTAAAAGGAATGCAGTTCCTTCTGAATCTAGTGAATCTGATCAGGATGTCGAACACAATGTTCATGACATCATCTCCACTTCCAAAAAGCAAGCCTCTGGGAAGAAGATTCCAGCCAACATTCCTGAAGTTCCACTTGACGACATATTTTTTCACTATTTAAGATGTTGGAAAATGTAA